Below is a genomic region from Hyphomicrobium nitrativorans NL23.
GCGCGGCGGCGAAGAAGGCCGTGATGGGCGTAGGGGCGCCTTCGTAGACGTCCGGCGTCCACATGTGGAACGGGACGGCCGACACCTTGAACGCCAAGCCGACGAGCAGGAACACGAGACCGGCGATGAGGCCGATGTTGGTTGCAGCGCCCGGCGCGGCGGCGGCCTCGGCGAGCCCTGCAAACGACGTGGTGCCCGTGAAGCCATAGAGGAGCGATGCGCCGTAGAGCAGCATTCCCGACGAGAGCGCGCCGAGCACGAAATATTTGAGGCCGGCTTCGCTCGACCGCACGTCGTCTCGGCGGATGGCGGCGAGCACGTAGAGCGCGAGGCTCTGCAATTCCAGGCCGATGTAGAGCGCGATCAGGTCGTTGGCCGATACCATCATCATCATGCCGACGGTGGCGAGCACGACGAGAACCGGCACCTCGAAGCGATCCGTGCCGGAACGCTTGAAGTCGTCGAGCGCAAGCAGGATAGCCACGCCTGAGCCAGCCAGAATGAGAAGCTTCAGAAACCGCGCGAACGCGTCGGTGATAAAGACGCCGTCGAAGGCTTGCGCGTTGCCGCCGCCGACGACTGCGATGCCGGTCAGGATCATGAGCAGGATCGCGAAGCCGCCAATGCGCTGCATGCTGCCGTTGCCATCCGGGCGGCCAAAGGCGCCGAGCATGAGGAGCGCCATCGCACCCACGGCGAGCACGATCTCGGGAAGAACGGCGGCGAAGCTCTCGGACATGGGCATTGGGCCATGGCCTCCTTTAAGGCGTTGGTTCGGCGGGCGGCGAGGCCGGGGCGACCTCACCCGCTGCTTCGCTTGCCGCACCGGCTGCGGCGTCGACGGCCGTCCCGGTCGCGCCTGCAATCTGCTGGGCGAGCGCTTCGACGGACGCGCCCGTCACGTCGAGGATCGGCGCCGGATAGAAACCGAAGAAGATGGTCAGCAGCAAGAGCGGTGCGAGGATCGCGATCTCGCGCGGCGTGACGTCGGCAAGGGCTTTCAGCGACGGCTTTTCGAGCGGGCCGAAGACCACCTGACGATAGAGATAGAGGGCATAGGCCGCCGAGAAGATGACGCCGGATGTGGCAATCACGGCGACGAGCGTGTTGGCCTTGAAGGCTGCGAGCAGCGTCAGGAATTCGCCGACGAAGCCGGACGTGCCGGGCAGGCCGACGTTGCCCATCGTGAAGACGAGGAAGATCGCGGCGTAGATCGGCATCCGCTCGACGATGCCGCCATAAGCCTTGATCTCGCGCGTGTGGAGGCGGTCGTACACCACGCCGACGCAGAGAAAGAGCGCGGACGAGATGAGCCCGTGCGACAGCATCTGGAAGATGGCGCCGTCGATGCCCTGCCGCGAGAAGGTGAAGATGCCCATCGTCACGAAGCCCATGTGGGCGACGGACGAATAGGCGATCAGCTTCTTCATATCCTCCTGCACGAGGGCGATCAGCGACGTGGCGACGATAGCGATGACGGAGAGGCCGAAGACGAGCGGCGCGAACGTCTCGCTCGCCTCGGGGAACATGGGCAGCGAAAAGCGCAGGAAGCCGTAGCCGCCGAGCTTCAAGAGGATACCGGCGAGGATGACGGAGCCGGCGGTCGGCGCCTCGACGTGCGCATCCGGCAACCACGTATGCACCGGCCACATCGGCATCTTGACCGCGAAGGACGCGAAGAACGCAAGCCATAGCCAGAATTGCATGTCGGACGGGAACGTCGTCGTCAGAAGCGTCGGGATGTCGGTCGTGCCCGCATGCCAGTACATTGCCATCATGGCGACCAGCATCAGCACCGACCCGAGGAACGTGTAGAGGAAGAACTTGAAGCTCGCGTAGACGCGCCGCGCACCGCCCCACACGCCGATGATGAGGAACATCGGGATGAGGCCGCCTTCGAAGAACACGTAGAAGAGCACGAGATCCAACGCGCAGAAGACGCCGATGACGAGCGTTTCCAGCACGAGGAAGGCGATCATGTATTCCTTGACGCGCTTCCCGATCGACTCCCATGACGCGAGGATGC
It encodes:
- the nuoN gene encoding NADH-quinone oxidoreductase subunit NuoN is translated as MPMSESFAAVLPEIVLAVGAMALLMLGAFGRPDGNGSMQRIGGFAILLMILTGIAVVGGGNAQAFDGVFITDAFARFLKLLILAGSGVAILLALDDFKRSGTDRFEVPVLVVLATVGMMMMVSANDLIALYIGLELQSLALYVLAAIRRDDVRSSEAGLKYFVLGALSSGMLLYGASLLYGFTGTTSFAGLAEAAAAPGAATNIGLIAGLVFLLVGLAFKVSAVPFHMWTPDVYEGAPTPITAFFAAAPKLAAMALLVRVLYDGFGGMFVQWQKIVVFLAIASMLLGAFAAIGQTNIKRLMAYSSIGHVGFALVGLAAGSAEGVQSLLVYLAIYLVMTLGSFAVILSMRRDEGPVEDIDELAGLAQTNLPMAFVLAMLLFSLAGVPPLAGFFAKFYVLAAAVKAELYGLAIVGVLASVVGAFYYLRIIKIMFFDEARPAFAPAAPYVHYVMMAAGLFVLFYAVYPAPLVDAAAAAAQSLRP
- a CDS encoding NADH-quinone oxidoreductase subunit M, producing the protein MSAAPILSIVTFLPLVGALFIALLSREAVQNIRYTALWTTLITFALSLLIWINFDASSAGFQFVEERDWLGPIKYKMGVDGISMLFVILTTFLMPLCILASWESIGKRVKEYMIAFLVLETLVIGVFCALDLVLFYVFFEGGLIPMFLIIGVWGGARRVYASFKFFLYTFLGSVLMLVAMMAMYWHAGTTDIPTLLTTTFPSDMQFWLWLAFFASFAVKMPMWPVHTWLPDAHVEAPTAGSVILAGILLKLGGYGFLRFSLPMFPEASETFAPLVFGLSVIAIVATSLIALVQEDMKKLIAYSSVAHMGFVTMGIFTFSRQGIDGAIFQMLSHGLISSALFLCVGVVYDRLHTREIKAYGGIVERMPIYAAIFLVFTMGNVGLPGTSGFVGEFLTLLAAFKANTLVAVIATSGVIFSAAYALYLYRQVVFGPLEKPSLKALADVTPREIAILAPLLLLTIFFGFYPAPILDVTGASVEALAQQIAGATGTAVDAAAGAASEAAGEVAPASPPAEPTP